A genomic window from Salvia miltiorrhiza cultivar Shanhuang (shh) chromosome 5, IMPLAD_Smil_shh, whole genome shotgun sequence includes:
- the LOC130985597 gene encoding uncharacterized protein LOC130985597, whose translation MADEAAEQTRLSSESAEDGVLPSSQFAEDSVPPSSEFVEDGVSNWPTVQYDVAPYKTYHFFQQFRTNESNPNNFLKGVKWSPDGSCFLTCNEDNTLRVFSLPYNDIGGPDAPTCTPDSDSYEPNVVVSEGESAYDYCWYPYMSASNPDLCVFATSTRDHPIHLWDANSGQLRCTYRAYDAMDEITAAFSIGFNPGGNKIFAGYNKAIRIFEVHRPGRDFEQHSTVLGNKEGQSGIISSIAFSPTSSGMLAAGSYNQTTAMYREDNMELLYVLHGQEGGVTQVQFSKDGNYLYSGGRKDPYILCWDIRKTVDIVYKLYRSSESTNQRIQFDIEPLGRYLGTGGQDGLVHIYDLQTGEWVSSFQAALDTVNGFGFHPFLPMAATSSGHRRYIDLDDSAEDNSLSGDENCVSIWSFYSSGGGDAVEGVGDVAN comes from the exons ATGGCTGACGAAGCGGCGGAGCAGACGCGTCTTAGTTCGGAGTCTGCCGAAGACGGCGTGCTTCCTAGTTCGCAGTTCGCCGAAGACAGCGTGCCTCCTAGTTCGGAGTTCGTCGAAGACGGCGTCAGCAACTGGCCGACGGTTCAGTATGACGTCGCTCCATACAAAACCTACCATTTCTTCCAGCAGTTCAGAACTAACGAATCGAACCCTAACAATTTTCTCAAAGGCGTCAAATG GTCGCCGGACGGTTCGTGCTTCCTGACCTGTAATGAGGATAATACACTCCGAGTTTTCAGTTT GCCTTATAATGACATTGGAGGTCCTGATGCTCCTACGTGCACGCCTGATTCTG ATTCATACGAGCCAAATGTTGTTGTGAGTGAAGGAGAATCTGCATATGACTATTGCTGGTACCCATACATGTCTGCTTCAA ATCCAGATCTATGTGTATTCGCAACATCTACTCGGGACCATCCTATTCATCTCTGGGATGCAAATTCTGGACAG CTACGCTGCACATATCGTGCCTATGATGCCATGGATGAAATTACTGCAGCCTTTTCAATTGGCTTTAACCCTGGTGGAAACAA GATATTTGCTGGATACAATAAAGCTATCAGAATTTTTGAGGTTCATCGCCCAGGGAGAGATTTTGAACAACACTCGACTGTTTTAGGAAACAAAGAAGGCCAATCAG GTATTATATCTTCTATTGCTTTTTCCCCCACTTCTTCTGGTATGCTGGCTGCGGGCTCCTACAACCAGACTACTGCTATGTACAGAGAAGACAATATGGAACTGCTGTATGTGTTGCATGGCCAAGAAGGTGGGGTTACACAA GTTCAGTTTTCTAAGGATGGAAACTATTTGTACTCTGGGGGACGGAAG GATCCTTATATTCTATGCTGGGATATTCGCAAAACTGTTGATATTGTCTACAA ACTATATCGATCATCTGAAAGCACCAATCAGAGAATACAATTTGATATTGAGCCTCTTGGTCGATATCTTGGAACTGGTGGTCAG GATGGTCTGGTGCATATCTATGATCTTCAGACCGGGGAGTGGGTATCAAGCTTTCAAGCGGCACTAG ACACTGTAAACGGATTTGGTTTCCACCCATTTCTACCGATGGCAGCCACTTCATCAGGACACCGCCGATATATAGATCTTGATGACTCTGCAGAGGATAACAGTTTGAGTG GCGATGAAAATTGTGTGTCGATATGGAGCTTTTATTCTTCTGGAGGCGGCGATGCAGTTGAAGGTGTTGGTGATGTTGCAAATTGA
- the LOC130985596 gene encoding bifunctional riboflavin kinase/FMN phosphatase-like isoform X2, translated as MGLASNSSKENIKTKISYHQGWKESFSVIIGGDEVTCAKPSPEIYLEVAKRLKVDSPSCLVVEDSVPGVAAGKAAGMEVVAVPSLPKQSHIFTSADEVINSLLDLRPEKWGLPAFEDWVEATLPIEPWYIGGPVIKGYGRGSKVLGIPTANLSTEGYSDLLSEHPSGVYFGWAGLATRGVYKMVMSIGWNPYFNNTEKTIEPWLLHDFNQDFYGEDLRLAIVGYIRPEANFSSLESLVAKIHEDGEIAAKALQLPQYYKYRDDPYFG; from the exons ATGGGCTTGGCTTCAAATTCTTCGAAGGAAAATATCAAAACTAAGATTTCTTATCATCAAG GTTGGAAAGAATCATTCTCTGTCATTATAGGTGGTGATGAAGTCACTTGTGCGAAGCCATCTCCTGAAAT ATATCTTGAAGTTGCTAAGAGGCTAAAGGTGGATAGTCCCAGTTGTCTCGTCGTTGAAGATTCAGT GCCGGGTGTTGCTGCTGGTAAGGCAGCTGGAATGGAAGTGGTTGCTGTTCCATCGCTTCCTAAACAATCCCATATTTTCACCTCGGCAGATGAGGTGATCAACTCCCTCCTAGACTTGCGACCTGAAAAATGGGGCCTACCTGCGTTTGAAGATT GGGTGGAAGCTACTTTACCAATAGAACCATGGTACATTGGTGGTCCTGTCATCAAGGGCTACGGCCGTGGTTCCAAGGTGCTCGGGATTCCTACAG CTAATTTGTCGACTGAAGGTTACTCAGATCTCCTCTCGGAACATCCTTCCGGTGTTTACTTTGGGTGGGCCGGACTAGCAACTCGAGGTGTTTACAAGATGGTAATGAGCATAGGTTGGAACCCTTACTTCAACAACACCGAGAAGACAATT GAGCCATGGCTGCTTCATGATTTCAACCAAGACTTCTATGGTGAAGACCTGCGTCTTGCTATAGTCGGCTATATACGGCCTGAG GCCAACTTCTCCTCGCTCGAGAGCTTGGTAGCGAAGATCCACGAGGACGGGGAGATTGCTGCGAAAGCGCTTCAACTCCCTCAATATTACAAGTACAGGGATGATCCATATTTTGGTTAA
- the LOC130985601 gene encoding uncharacterized protein LOC130985601 — translation MNSLFSFITTLYALALLYFPFIFSRFLLSPVALSTLILLLYLLRLGAAQRSTANRTDSDSVESDSTHQIEELCDESKEPDPKQDPRHFYADSFVEWDVRAPLEVIYEEYEGEDAAAENDNNSEEKQMNPIRRYASLSLFYPESDSDASSEEDFPTDGRWGSPERACFRWEEEDDREGLIEIALDEKRGCEVEEDNLIEIDLSPER, via the coding sequence atgaactctctctTTTCATTCATCACCACTCTCTACGCTCTCGCACTCCTCTACTTCCCCTTCATCTTCTCCCGCTTCCTTCTCTCTCCCGTCGCACTCTCCACTTTGATTCTATTGCTCTACCTTCTCCGGCTAGGCGCCGCGCAAAGATCTACGGCCAACCGAACCGACTCCGATTCCGTCGAATCAGATTCTACGCATCAAATTGAAGAGTTATGTGACGAATCTAAGGAACCCGACCCGAAGCAGGATCCGCGCCATTTCTACGCGGACTCCTTCGTGGAGTGGGACGTCCGAGCGCCGCTGGAGGTTATATACGAGGAATACGAAGGAGAAGACGCCGCCGCGGAAAACGATAACAATTCCGAGGAGAAGCAGATGAATCCCATCCGCCGATACGCGTCGCTTTCGCTGTTTTACCCGGAGTCCGACAGCGACGCTTCGTCGGAGGAGGATTTCCCGACCGACGGCAGGTGGGGATCGCCGGAGAGAGCGTGCTTCCGGTGGGAGGAGGAGGACGATAGGGAGGGGTTGATAGAGATCGCGTTGGATGAGAAGAGGGGCTGCGAGGTTGAGGAAGATAATCTGATCGAGATCGACCTCTCGCCGGAGAGATGA
- the LOC130985600 gene encoding pentatricopeptide repeat-containing protein At5g18390, mitochondrial-like → MLVIRKFSALIPGTSASTCIRTLTSGTSLFCNSDGGTGSRGLPNDDYFATIHHISNIVRRDIYMERTLNKMHISKIVNSELVYRVFRSCCNCGVESFRFFNWARTNHPNYEPTTLEFEELLKILARNRHWETMWKVAETMKAQSFAISPSVVSFIIEQYGKHGLIDQAVGLFNGLKNFNCLQTTEVYNSLLFALCEVKNFQGAYALIRRMIRKGTIPDKRTYSVLVNAWCYAGKMREAQDFLEEMSKKGFNPPVRGRDLLVDGLLNAGYLESALGLVRKMTKEGFVPDVGTFNSLAEALCNSGQIDFCVDLFHDVCGLGFCPDTSTYKIMIIVTSKIGKVDEAFRILHRSIEDGHRPFPSLYAPILKALCRRGQFDDAFSFFADMKVKGHPPNRPVYTMLIKMCGRAGRYVEAANYLVEMTELNLLPMSQSFDMVSDGLKNCGKHDLAKIIEQLEISVRGL, encoded by the coding sequence ATGCTTGTGATTCGTAAATTCTCTGCCCTCATCCCTGGCACGAGCGCATCGACTTGTATTCGTACCTTGACCAGCGGAACCAGTTTATTTTGTAACAGTGATGGTGGTACAGGTAGTAGAGGCTTGCCCAACGATGACTACTTTGCTACGATTCACCACATATCCAACATTGTGCGACGTGATATATACATGGAGCGCACACTCAACAAGATGCACATATCAAAGATTGTAAACTCAGAGCTAGTTTATCGGGTCTTCCGCAGCTGCTGCAACTGCGGGGTTGAATCTTTTCGCTTCTTCAATTGGGCAAGGACAAATCACCCAAATTATGAGCCTACCACACTTGAGTTTGAAGAGCTCCTCAAAATCTTGGCTCGGAACCGCCATTGGGAGACCATGTGGAAGGTAGcagaaactatgaaagcacAGAGCTTTGCTATATCTCCATCGGTTGTCTCTTTCATTATTGAGCAATATGGTAAGCATGGTCTCATTGATCAAGCTGTCGGCCTATTTAATGGGCTAAAAAACTTCAATTGTCTGCAGACAACTGAGGTATACAATTCCTTGCTCTTTGCCCTATGTGAGGTTAAGAACTTCCAGGGGGCTTATGCTTTGATAAGGAGAATGATTAGAAAAGGGACCATTCCTGATAAGAGGACCTATTCAGTTCTTGTTAATGCTTGGTGCTATGCGGGGAAGATGAGAGAGGCACAAGATTTCTTGGAGGAGATGAGTAAAAAGGGATTCAATCCTCCTGTACGCGGCCGGGATTTGCTGGTAGATGGATTATTGAATGCAGGGTATCTGGAATCAGCTTTGGGGTTGGTCAGGAAAATGACCAAGGAAGGGTTTGTGCCAGATGTAGGCACGTTCAATTCTTTGGCGGAAGCTCTATGTAATTCTGGGCAGATTGACTTCTGCGTTGATCTTTTTCATGATGTTTGTGGATTGGGGTTTTGTCCCGACACAAGCACGTATAAGATTATGATAATTGTGACCTCAAAAATTGGAAAAGTTGATGAGGCTTTCAGAATACTTCACAGGTCCATCGAGGATGGTCATCGTCCATTTCCGAGTTTGTATGCTCCAATTCTGAAAGCTCTTTGCCGAAGGGGACAATTTGATGATGCATTCAGTTTTTTTGCTGATATGAAGGTGAAAGGGCATCCTCCAAACCGTCCTGTGTATACTATGCTGATAAAGATGTGTGGACGCGCTGGTAGATATGTAGAGGCTGCCAATTATTTGGTGGAGATGACTGAGTTAAATTTGCTACCTATGTCACAAAGCTTTGATATGGTTTCTGATGGCTTAAAGAACTGTGGGAAACATGATTTAGCCAAAATAATAGAACAGTTGGAGATATCTGTCCGGGGTCTTTGA
- the LOC130985599 gene encoding F-box protein At1g61340-like has translation MAFGDSDEGYGMGLVRSTSFGRKRVFLSSHGMEFGDDDDCVSLKRRCPQDSIFWGEKSALEDLPQEILIRILCGVEHDDLKRLFFVSKAIREASVIAKQSHFAYSTPRKTVGFKSLDELMEMEAPNAPKQSRAPRQRLSVKNLADISVALFADGDLFSEN, from the exons ATGGCGTTTGGGGATTCGGATGAAGGGTACGGAATGGGGCTGGTGAGGAGCACTTCATTTGGGAGGAAAAGGGTTTTTTTGTCGAGTCACGGTATGGAATTTGGGGATGATGATGATTGTGTCAGTCTGAAGAGACGGTGCCCTCAAGATTCCATATTTTGGGGAGAGAAATCTGCGCTCGAGGACTTGCCTCAAGAAATACTG ATTAGGATACTGTGTGGTGTGGAGCATGACGATTTGAAAAGGCTGTTTTTTGTGTCTAAGGCGATTAGAGAAGCG AGTGTAATAGCGAAACAATCCCATTTTGCGTACAGCACGCCGAGGAAGACGGTGGGATTTAAGAGTTTGGATGAATTGATGGAGATGGAAGCCCCAAATGCTCCAAAACAGTCGAGGGCTCCACGGCAGAGATTGAGTGTGAAGAATCTGGCCGACATTTCAGTCGCCCTCTTCGCTGATGGAGATCTATTTTCCGAGAATTGA
- the LOC131025464 gene encoding putative FBD-associated F-box protein At1g61330, which produces MALVPFSPNKKTKPISDMPEDVIEKIFSFLPFKKLCSLCIVSKRFRNSWKFCRDLSFDSDVAKNLSRDEYRNMVDNFFNNHSSSCADRLKLQYDASDESNLISFWVGKAIRLGIKELELNLTQTHEKLSLNYDLVDVETLKTLKLVNCELHLPLNSNGLRHLREMTLQNVMAPPMVTDSIFRNCVSLRVLRLVRCSLVYSVRAIGKLGFEVLVVKDCCDVHSIEIDSPCLRRFHYHGKIMELRFGCEMQCLSDVVLDVAHPRGFHRLSPSHRQMVERLAFVQIFTVTTIFLEGLCARFEKNEYKKMEFLLRRLKEFHLVVAPESFLNPSDVAIFIKKCPSIEKLFIDLGRDAFATSLYWNNYGKNYVTACQATFPFLKYVKIKGFTMRELPMHMARFFLKNAINLNRLILVKARIHYFSTNYSPENLRWGIISNAKIEMYNYRADKNTIMPQHLRGV; this is translated from the exons ATGGCTCTTGTTCCATTCTCTCCCAACAAAAAAACGAAACCAATAAGTGACATGCCTGAAGATGTTATCGAGAAGATTTTCTCATTTCTTCCATTCAAAAAGCTGTGCAGCCTCTGTATTGTATCAAAAAGATTCAGAAATTCCTGGAAATTCTGCCGGGACCTCTCTTTCGACAGCGATGTAGCCAAGAATCTGTCTCGAGACGAATACAGAAACATGGTCGACAATTTCTTCAACAATCATTCAAGCAGTTGCGCAGACAGACTGAAATTGCAGTACGACGCAAGTGATGAGAGCAACCTCATCAGTTTCTGGGTCGGCAAAGCCATCCGTCTCGGGATAAAGGAGCTGGAGCTCAACCTCACTCAAACGCACGAAAAGCTCTCACTCAACTACGATCTCGTAGATGTCGAAACCCTAAAGACATTGAAGCTGGTGAACTGCGAGCTCCACCTGCCGTTGAACTCAAACGGGCTGCGCCATTTGAGGGAGATGACGTTGCAGAACGTGATGGCGCCGCCGATGGTGACGGACTCCATTTTCCGCAACTGCGTGTCGCTGAGGGTTTTGCGGCTGGTGCGGTGCAGTTTGGTGTACAGTGTTAGGGCAATTGGTAAATTAGGGTTTGAGGTGTTGGTGGTGAAGGATTGTTGTGACGTGCATTCAATCGAGATAGACTCGCCTTGTCTTCGGAGATTTCACTACCACGGCAAAATCATGGAGTTGAGATTTGGGTGCGAGATGCAGTGTTTGAGCGATGTGGTTCTCGACGTTGCGCACCCTAGAGGATTTCACCGCCTTTCGCCTTCACATCGTCAAATGGTGGAACGCCTTGCGTTTGTCCAGATTTTTACAGTTACCACCATTTTTCTTGAG GGACTGTGTGCTAGATTTGAGAAGAATGAATACAAGAAAATGGAATTCTTGCTACGAAGGTTAAAGGAATTTCACTTGGTTGTAGCACCGGAGAGTTTCTTGAATCCTTCGGATGTCGCTATTTTCATCAAGAAATGCCCATCAATTGAGAAACTTTTCATTGAT CTTGGACGAGATGCCTTCGCTACTAGCCTTTATTGGAACAATTATGGAAAGAATTATGTAACTGCATGCCAGGCTACATTCCCATTCTTGaaatatgtgaaaataaaaGGGTTTACAATGAGGGAGCTGCCAATGCATATGGCAAGATTTTTCCTTAAAAATGCTATAAATTTGAATCGTTTAATTCTTGTGAAAGCCAgaattcattatttttctaCAAACTATAGCCCAGAAAACCTGCGTTGGGGGATAATATCAAATGCAAAAATCGAAATGTATAACTATCGTGCAGATAAGAATACAATAATGCCTCAACATTTGAGAGGTGTCTGA
- the LOC130985596 gene encoding bifunctional riboflavin kinase/FMN phosphatase-like isoform X1, with translation MTSSLRKLVSCVILDLDGTLLNTDAIVHDVLKAYLVKYGKQWDGRKSHRIVGKTPYEAATAIVEDYELPITTNELLSQLSPIFSEKWCSIKAQPGANRLISHLRSHGVLMGLASNSSKENIKTKISYHQGWKESFSVIIGGDEVTCAKPSPEIYLEVAKRLKVDSPSCLVVEDSVPGVAAGKAAGMEVVAVPSLPKQSHIFTSADEVINSLLDLRPEKWGLPAFEDWVEATLPIEPWYIGGPVIKGYGRGSKVLGIPTANLSTEGYSDLLSEHPSGVYFGWAGLATRGVYKMVMSIGWNPYFNNTEKTIEPWLLHDFNQDFYGEDLRLAIVGYIRPEANFSSLESLVAKIHEDGEIAAKALQLPQYYKYRDDPYFG, from the exons ATGACAAGTTCCTTGAGAAAGCTCGTGTCTTGCGTTATCCTTGATTTGGATGGAACCCTTCTTAATACAG ATGCCATTGTGCATGATGTCTTGAAGGCTTACTTGGTTAAGTATGGAAAGCAATGGGACGGAAGAAAATCTCATAGAATCGTAGGAAAGACACCCTATGAAGCTGCTACTGCTATTGTTGAAGATTATGAACTTCCCATAACTACAAATGAACTTTTATCACAACTTTCTCCAATATTCTCGGAAAA atGGTGCAGCATCAAAGCGCAACCTGGTGCAAACAGGTTAATTAGCCATTTGAGGAGTCATGGTGTGTTGATGGGCTTGGCTTCAAATTCTTCGAAGGAAAATATCAAAACTAAGATTTCTTATCATCAAG GTTGGAAAGAATCATTCTCTGTCATTATAGGTGGTGATGAAGTCACTTGTGCGAAGCCATCTCCTGAAAT ATATCTTGAAGTTGCTAAGAGGCTAAAGGTGGATAGTCCCAGTTGTCTCGTCGTTGAAGATTCAGT GCCGGGTGTTGCTGCTGGTAAGGCAGCTGGAATGGAAGTGGTTGCTGTTCCATCGCTTCCTAAACAATCCCATATTTTCACCTCGGCAGATGAGGTGATCAACTCCCTCCTAGACTTGCGACCTGAAAAATGGGGCCTACCTGCGTTTGAAGATT GGGTGGAAGCTACTTTACCAATAGAACCATGGTACATTGGTGGTCCTGTCATCAAGGGCTACGGCCGTGGTTCCAAGGTGCTCGGGATTCCTACAG CTAATTTGTCGACTGAAGGTTACTCAGATCTCCTCTCGGAACATCCTTCCGGTGTTTACTTTGGGTGGGCCGGACTAGCAACTCGAGGTGTTTACAAGATGGTAATGAGCATAGGTTGGAACCCTTACTTCAACAACACCGAGAAGACAATT GAGCCATGGCTGCTTCATGATTTCAACCAAGACTTCTATGGTGAAGACCTGCGTCTTGCTATAGTCGGCTATATACGGCCTGAG GCCAACTTCTCCTCGCTCGAGAGCTTGGTAGCGAAGATCCACGAGGACGGGGAGATTGCTGCGAAAGCGCTTCAACTCCCTCAATATTACAAGTACAGGGATGATCCATATTTTGGTTAA